One region of Salvia miltiorrhiza cultivar Shanhuang (shh) chromosome 3, IMPLAD_Smil_shh, whole genome shotgun sequence genomic DNA includes:
- the LOC131014656 gene encoding LEAF RUST 10 DISEASE-RESISTANCE LOCUS RECEPTOR-LIKE PROTEIN KINASE-like 2.3 encodes MITQNLIFLTTSSLLILSLLHNLFQTGEANCTPSACGIIRNISSPFRLKGDPSNCGDGRFELACENNVTSISLNSHKYYVKAINYSNDGHYDTSTIRLVDASINNRNICSFPTLSIDTYNFTRYYYHNPHSISNYQIPINVSSYPYDYKPFPSINFISCPNPLTNSSLFTDITTQCASNSSHPRYAYIKVGHMNTSELPHLCELEVIVMTSWHFKDLNNVSLSEIHHSLLYGFELMVCGSYSTMWWWSWWELLPYLLLLGTLCAVVSTHVFTYFGLAALSLLLIRTAVLLGGDGVRSARVVIQLVIECIILAPRFIFFPLAMWLLIKKFRTRHLSIYNIIESFLRSDNKLSPIRYSYSDIKKMTRGFQDKLGEGGYGSVYKGKLRSGHDVAVKLLGKSGGNGQDFMNEIATIGRIHHVNVVKLVGYCAHGSKRALVFDFMPNSSLEKYLFNRDKANSLSWDRKFEIAVGVARRIEYLHRGCDVQILHFDIKPHNILLDVNFIPKISDFGLAKLCSTDKKAVTMTVARGTIGYVAPELISRSIGAVSYKADVYSFGMLLMEMVDLKRDWSGNNGDSSKYFPYWIYDCFNQGNDDIEIVKLGDDNDATRKLVRKMTIVALWCIRMSPEDRPSMNKVLEMLEVDVECLNLPDYPCESTQTVNQTGITCLTDYVSLLSHDDASPNVEIIIQDLQSEKGPY; translated from the exons ATGATCACTCAAAACCTCATCTTCCTCACTacttcatctctcttgattctCTCACTACTCCATAATTTGTTTCAAACCGGTGAAGCAAACTGCACCCCATCTGCCTGCGGCATTATTCGCAACATCAGCTCCCCTTTCCGCCTCAAGGGCGATCCCAGCAACTGCGGTGATGGCAGATTTGAGTTAGCCTGCGAAAACAATGTGACCTCCATCTCTCTCAACTCTCACAAATACTATGTCAAAGCCATCAACTACAGCAATGATGGTCACTACGACACCTCCACCATTAGGCTGGTCGATGCTTCCATAAACAATCGCAACATCTGCTCTTTTCCCACCCTTTCTATAGATACTTACAACTTCACCCGCTACTACTATCATAATCCTCATAGTATTTCTAATTACCAAATTCCAATAAACGTTTCTAGCTATCCATATGATTATAAGCCCTTCcctagtattaattttataagcTGCCCAAATCCGTTGACCAATTCTTCCCTTTTTACTGATATCACTACTCAGTGTGCCTCTAATTCATCCCATCCTAGATATGCTTATATCAAGGTCGGCCACATGAATACCTCAGAGTTACCACATTTGTGCGAATTAGAAGTGATAGTGATGACATCGTGGCATTTTAAGGATTTGAACAACGTTTCGCTTTCAGAAATCCACCATTCTCTCCTGTATGGATTTGAACTCATGGTCTGCGGATCATATTCAACAATGTGGTGGTGGTCGTGGTGGG AGCTTCTCCCATATCTTCTGCTTCTAG GTACGTTATGTGCAGTGGTAAGCACTCATGTATTCACCTACTTTGGACTCGCCGCTCTATCACTACTCTTAATTCGTACTGCCGTTTTATTGGGCG GTGATGGAGTCCGATCTGCTCGAGTCGTCATTCAATTAGTAATCG AATGCATCATCTTGGCCCCAAGGTTCATATTTTTTCCATTAGCGATGTGGCTTTTGATCAAGAAATTTCGGACAAGGCATTTGTccatatataacataatagAAAGCTTCCTACGGAGCGACAACAAACTCTCACCAATTAGATATTCGTATTCAGACATTAAGAAAATGACCAGAGGTTTTCAAGATAAACTTGGTGAAGGTGGCTATGGTTCGGTTTATAAAGGGAAGCTCCGAAGCGGCCATGACGTAGCAGTCAAATTGCTCGGAAAATCCGGTGGAAATGGGCAAGACTTTATGAATGAAATAGCAACTATTGGAAGAATACACCATGTGAATGTGGTGAAACTAGTTGGATATTGTGCACATGGCTCCAAGCGTGCTCTTGTCTTTGATTTCATGCCCAATAGTTCCCTTGAAAAGTACCTCTTCAATCGAGACAAAGCAAATTCCTTGAGTTGGGATAGGAAGTTTGAGATTGCAGTTGGAGTTGCTCGCAGGATTGAGTATTTGCATCGAGGTTGTGATGTTCAGATCCTGCATTTTGATATCAAGCCTCATAATATACTTCTTGATGTTAACTTCATCCCTAAAATATCTGATTTTGGGCTAGCGAAATTATGCTCTACAGATAAGAAGGCAGTGACCATGACTGTTGCTAGAGGAACCATAGGCTATGTTGCTCCTGAACTCATTAGCAGAAGTATTGGTGCAGTCTCTTACAAGGCTGATGTGTATAGTTTCGGGATGCTGCTAATGGAAATGGTGGACTTAAAGAGAGACTGGAGTGGAAACAATGGTGATTCCAGCAAGTATTTCCCGTATTGGATATATGATTGTTTTAACCAAGGTAATGACGACATTGAAATCGTGAAATTAGGTGATGATAATGATGCTACCAGAAAACTTGTTCGGAAGATGACAATCGTTGCATTATGGTGCATACGGATGAGTCCAGAGGATCGTCCATCAATGAACAAAGTGTTGGAAATGTTGGAAGTTGATGTTGAATGTCTAAACCTTCCTGATTATCCTTGTGAATCTACCCAGACCGTAAATCAAACCGGAATCACATGTTTGACTGATTATGTATCATTGCTGTCTCATGATGATGCTTCACCCAATGTTGAGATTATTATTCAAGACTTACAGAGTGAAAAGGGGCCTTATTGA
- the LOC131014661 gene encoding uncharacterized protein LOC131014661 has product MMINSNLDDQLQLSVTMITIILILSLLFFETGDANCTPSACGIIRNISSPFRLKGDPNHCGDPRFELACEDNVTFVYQNSHKYYVKEINYGIARIRVVDASINNNSICSFPTYTFITDDESPYRTFSHHSYPYNGYTASPIFFISCPNQLSNSSLFTDITDCASNSSLPTPRYDYIKVGRMEKPSEVPHRCTVDVVAFTSSEFKDSGNVSLSEIHQSLLYGFELYVCSWWWCRRTTSNWGTVMDFHH; this is encoded by the coding sequence ATGATGATTAATTCGAATTTGGATGATCAGCTCCAATTAAGTGTAACCATGATCACAATTATTTTGATTCTGTCTCTCCTTTTCTTCGAAACTGGTGACGCAAACTGCACTCCATCTGCGTGCGGCATCATCCGCAACATCAGCTCCCCTTTCCGCCTCAAGGGCGATCCCAACCACTGCGGCGATCCCAGATTTGAATTAGCCTGCGAAGACAACGTCACCTTCGTCTATCAAAACTCTCACAAATACTATGTGAAAGAGATCAACTACGGCATCGCCAGAATCAGGGTGGTGGATGCTTCCATAAACAACAACAGCATCTGCTCTTTCCCCACTTATACTTTCATTACCGATGATGAATCTCCTTACCGGACCTTTAGTCATCATAGCTACCCCTATAATGGCTATACAGCCTCGCCTATATTTTTCATCAGCTGCCCAAATCAGTTGAGCAATTCTTCCCTCTTTACAGATATTACAGATTGTGCTTCAAATTCATCCCTTCCCACTCCTAGATATGATTATATCAAGGTCGGCCGCATGGAGAAGCCCTCAGAGGTACCACACAGGTGCACTGTAGACGTGGTAGCGTTCACGTCGTCGGAATTTAAGGATTCCGGCAACGTATCACTTTCAGAAATCCACCAATCTCTTTTGTATGGATTTGAGCTCTACGTGTGTTCGTGGTGGTGGTGTAGAAGAACAACCTCAAACTGGGGTACGGTCATGGATTTTCAtcattaa
- the LOC131014660 gene encoding rust resistance kinase Lr10-like: MRNFSYSFGVGVAPKFIFTGVISSMVICAPRIIICPLAAWFLIYKFRRRRFSTFDAIECYLQGDNKLAPIRYSYSDLKKMTKGFQEKLGQGGYGSVFKGKLRSGHDVAIKLLGKSSGNGQDFMNEIATIGRIHHVNVVELVGYCAQGSKRALVYDFMPNGSLEKYLFNRDKITSLNWNTKFDIAVGAARGIEYLHRGCDVQILHFDIKPHNILLDNNFVPKISDFGLAKFFSTDKNAVTMTACRGTIGYVAPELISRSIGAVSYKADVYSYGMLLVEMLSLKRDLIGNTDDPNQYFPNWIYGCFNQGKDIEMLKAIEDVGDDDSMRKIARKMTIVALWCIQMNPDDRPSMNRVLEMLEGDVERLQIPNYPSQSNHIVVNIDQTEITYSSWSLPRLHDDVTSSA, encoded by the exons ATGAGAAACT TTTCCTACTCATTTGGAGTTGGTGTCGCACCTAAATTCATATTCACTG GCGTCATCTCAAGCATGGTTATTTGTGCACCAAGGATCATCATTTGCCCTTTGGCAGCGTGGTTTTTGATCTACAAATTCCGAAGAAGGCGTTTTTCCACATTTGACGCAATAGAATGTTATCTACAAGGCGACAACAAACTCGCGCCAATTAGGTACTCCTATTCAGATCTAAAAAAGATGACTAAAGGTTTTCAAGAAAAACTAGGCCAAGGAGGCTACGGTTCTGTTTTCAAAGGAAAACTTCGAAGCGGGCATGATGTAGCAATCAAATTGCTCGGAAAATCCAGCGGAAACGGACAAGACTTTATGAATGAAATAGCAACTATTGGAAGGATACATCATGTCAATGTGGTGGAACTAGTTGGATACTGTGCACAAGGCTCCAAACGTGCCCTTGTCTATGATTTCATGCCAAATGGTTCCCTTGAAAAGTATTTATTCAATCGAGATAAAATTACTTCCTTAAATTGGAATACAAAGTTTGATATTGCAGTCGGAGCGGCTCGAGGGATTGAGTATTTGCACCGAGGGTGTGATGTTCAAATCCTCCATTTTGACATCAAGCCTCATAATATACTTCTTGATAACAATTTTGTTCCCAAAATATCTGATTTTGGGCTGGCAAAATTTTTCTCTACAGACAAGAATGCAGTGACCATGACTGCTTGTAGAGGAACCATAGGGTATGTTGCTCCTGAATTAATCAGCAGAAGTATTGGGGCAGTGTCTTACAAAGCTGATGTTTATAGTTACGGAATGTTGCTGGTGGAAATGTTGAGCTTAAAGAGAGACTTGATAGGAAACACTGATGATCCCAACCAGTATTTTCCAAATTGGATATACGGCTGCTTTAATCAAGGCAAGGATATTGAAATGCTGAAAGCTATTGAAGATGTTGGCGACGATGATAGTATGAGGAAAATTGCTCGAAAAATGACAATAGTTGCGTTGTGGTGCATACAGATGAACCCAGATGATCGTCCATCAATGAATAGGGTATTAGAAATGTTGGAAGGTGATGTTGAGCGCCTACAAATTCCCAATTATCCGTCCCAATCAAACCATATCGTAGTAAATATCGATCAAACTGAGATTACATATTCCAGTTGGTCTTTACCTAGGCTACATGATGATGTAACCTCCTCTGCTTAG
- the LOC131014659 gene encoding rust resistance kinase Lr10-like isoform X1: protein MNASEVPPMCGIDLIAMTSWEFEDLNNVSLSEIHHSLLYGFDLLICQDCREYSYSTWDEFVKFFVIRLTGPVLMVLVIVVLISAAISPPVMAIIGFAVVVGLSLHVALYSYWHKHNYVFQSNAQSAIIPTVIMICAPRLIICPFVVWLLIHKFRTRHFSLFEGVESFLQSENNLAPIRYSYSDIKKMTKGFQVKLGEGGYGSVYKGKLRSGHDVAIKLLGKSGGNGQDFMNEIATIGRIHHVNVVKLVGYCAHGSKRALVYDFMPNGSLEKYLFNPEKMDSLNWNKKFEIAVGVARGIEYLHRGCDVQILHFDIKPHNILLDDNFVPKVSDFGLAKFFSTDKNAVTMTACRGTIGYVALELISRSIGAVSYKADVYSFGMLLMEMVNLKRDSMGDNGDSDQYFPYWIYDHINQGKDIVIGKADSDEDDNMREVARKMTIVSLWCIQMNPDDRPPMNKVLEMLEADVERLLIPDYPSQLTQSVVNVDISGMTWSSADSVRLLHDEDDAVASSLEITVQE from the exons ATGAATGCCTCAGAGGTACCGCCTATGTGCGGAATAGATCTGATAGCGATGACGTCGTGGGAGTTTGAAGATCTCAACAACGTATCGCTATCAGAAATCCACCACTCTCTCTTGTATGGATTTGACCTTCTCATCTGCCAGGACTGCAGAGAATATTCATACTCTACGTGGG ATGAATTCGTAAAGTTTTTTGTCATAAGACTTACAG GCCCTGTCTTGATGGTTCTGGTAATTGTAG TTCTCATAAGTGCAGCAATAAGCCCTCCTGTAATGGCCATCATTGGATTCGCTGTGGTGGTAGGACTCTCATTACATGTTGCCTTATACAGTTATT GGCACAAGCACAATTATGTTTTCCAAAGCAACG CACAATCAGCCATCATTCCAACCGTCATCATGATCTGTGCACCAAGGCTCATCATTTGCCCCTTCGTAGTGTGGCTTTTGATTCACAAATTTCGAACAAGGCATTTCTCCTTATTTGAGGGAGTAGAATCGTTCCTACAAAGTGAAAACAATCTTGCGCCAATTAGATACTCCTATTCGGATATTAAAAAGATGACTAAAGGTTTTCAAGTCAAACTAGGTGAAGGAGGCTACGGTTCAGTTTACAAAGGAAAGCTTCGAAGCGGACATGATGTAGCAATCAAACTGCTTGGAAAGTCCGGAGGAAATGGGCAAGACTTTATGAATGAAATAGCAACTATTGGAAGGATACACCATGTCAATGTGGTGAAACTAGTTGGATATTGTGCACATGGCTCCAAACGTGCCCTTGTCTATGATTTCATGCCCAACGGTTCCCTTGAAAAATACCTCTTCAATCCAGAAAAGATGGACTCGTTGAATTGGAACAAAAAGTTTGAGATTGCAGTTGGAGTTGCTCGTGGGATTGAGTACTTGCATCGAGGGTGTGATGTTCAAATCCTCCATTTCGACATCAAGCCTCATAACATACTTCTTGATGACAACTTCGTTCCCAAAGTATCTGATTTTGGGCTGGCAAAATTTTTCTCCACGGACAAGAATGCAGTGACCATGACTGCTTGTAGGGGTACCATAGGGTATGTTGCTCTTGAACTCATCAGCAGAAGTATCGGTGCAGTCTCTTACAAGGCTGATGTTTATAGTTTCGGAATGTTGTTGATGGAAATGGTAAACTTAAAGAGAGACTCGATGGGAGACAATGGTGATTCCGATCAGTACTTTCCATACTGGATCTATGATCACATCAACCAAGGCAAAGATATTGTAATTGGAAAAGCTGATAGTGATGAAGATGATAATATGAGGGAAGTTGCTCGAAAAATGACAATAGTTTCATTATGGTGCATACAAATGAATCCAGATGATCGTCCACCAATGAATAAAGTGTTGGAAATGTTGGAAGCTGATGTGGAACGTCTACTAATTCCTGATTATCCATCGCAGTTGACCCAAAGTGTAGTTAATGTGGATATAAGTGGGATGACATGGTCGAGTGCAGATTCAGTGCGCTTGCTACATGATGAAGATGATGCAGTAGCCTCTTCTTTGGAGATTACTGTTCAAGAGTGA
- the LOC131014659 gene encoding rust resistance kinase Lr10-like isoform X2: MAIIGFAVVVGLSLHVALYSYWHKHNYVFQSNAQSAIIPTVIMICAPRLIICPFVVWLLIHKFRTRHFSLFEGVESFLQSENNLAPIRYSYSDIKKMTKGFQVKLGEGGYGSVYKGKLRSGHDVAIKLLGKSGGNGQDFMNEIATIGRIHHVNVVKLVGYCAHGSKRALVYDFMPNGSLEKYLFNPEKMDSLNWNKKFEIAVGVARGIEYLHRGCDVQILHFDIKPHNILLDDNFVPKVSDFGLAKFFSTDKNAVTMTACRGTIGYVALELISRSIGAVSYKADVYSFGMLLMEMVNLKRDSMGDNGDSDQYFPYWIYDHINQGKDIVIGKADSDEDDNMREVARKMTIVSLWCIQMNPDDRPPMNKVLEMLEADVERLLIPDYPSQLTQSVVNVDISGMTWSSADSVRLLHDEDDAVASSLEITVQE; the protein is encoded by the exons ATGGCCATCATTGGATTCGCTGTGGTGGTAGGACTCTCATTACATGTTGCCTTATACAGTTATT GGCACAAGCACAATTATGTTTTCCAAAGCAACG CACAATCAGCCATCATTCCAACCGTCATCATGATCTGTGCACCAAGGCTCATCATTTGCCCCTTCGTAGTGTGGCTTTTGATTCACAAATTTCGAACAAGGCATTTCTCCTTATTTGAGGGAGTAGAATCGTTCCTACAAAGTGAAAACAATCTTGCGCCAATTAGATACTCCTATTCGGATATTAAAAAGATGACTAAAGGTTTTCAAGTCAAACTAGGTGAAGGAGGCTACGGTTCAGTTTACAAAGGAAAGCTTCGAAGCGGACATGATGTAGCAATCAAACTGCTTGGAAAGTCCGGAGGAAATGGGCAAGACTTTATGAATGAAATAGCAACTATTGGAAGGATACACCATGTCAATGTGGTGAAACTAGTTGGATATTGTGCACATGGCTCCAAACGTGCCCTTGTCTATGATTTCATGCCCAACGGTTCCCTTGAAAAATACCTCTTCAATCCAGAAAAGATGGACTCGTTGAATTGGAACAAAAAGTTTGAGATTGCAGTTGGAGTTGCTCGTGGGATTGAGTACTTGCATCGAGGGTGTGATGTTCAAATCCTCCATTTCGACATCAAGCCTCATAACATACTTCTTGATGACAACTTCGTTCCCAAAGTATCTGATTTTGGGCTGGCAAAATTTTTCTCCACGGACAAGAATGCAGTGACCATGACTGCTTGTAGGGGTACCATAGGGTATGTTGCTCTTGAACTCATCAGCAGAAGTATCGGTGCAGTCTCTTACAAGGCTGATGTTTATAGTTTCGGAATGTTGTTGATGGAAATGGTAAACTTAAAGAGAGACTCGATGGGAGACAATGGTGATTCCGATCAGTACTTTCCATACTGGATCTATGATCACATCAACCAAGGCAAAGATATTGTAATTGGAAAAGCTGATAGTGATGAAGATGATAATATGAGGGAAGTTGCTCGAAAAATGACAATAGTTTCATTATGGTGCATACAAATGAATCCAGATGATCGTCCACCAATGAATAAAGTGTTGGAAATGTTGGAAGCTGATGTGGAACGTCTACTAATTCCTGATTATCCATCGCAGTTGACCCAAAGTGTAGTTAATGTGGATATAAGTGGGATGACATGGTCGAGTGCAGATTCAGTGCGCTTGCTACATGATGAAGATGATGCAGTAGCCTCTTCTTTGGAGATTACTGTTCAAGAGTGA